A window of Roseiflexus castenholzii DSM 13941 genomic DNA:
TGACCAGCGTATCTTCGAGGACATCGTGGAGCAACGCAGCGGCGACCGAAGCGGCGTCGAGTTGCAAGTCGATCAGGATGTGGGCGACAGCAACCGGATGATCAATGTACGGCTCACCTGAGTCGCGTTGTTGTTTACTGTGCGCTTCACAGGCAATGGCATACGCATTGCGCACCAATTCCTCGCTGCGCGCTATCTGTTCCGCGCTGCTCTTCGCCTGGCGCTGATAGATCGTGAGCCGCGCGACGAGTTCATCGGCAACCGGGCTATGCGCAAACTCAGGATTGGGACGCAGCGCAGATTGCGGCGCGGCACTGGTACGGCGCGTTGAACGAACAGAGGAGTCGGTGGCGACATTGCCACTGCTCACCGCGAGTGTTGCTGGTGAGTCCATAGTGCTGCCCTGCGACGCGGCGGCAGAGGGCCGACGGGATAGTGTCAGTCAGAGTAGCACGAAGGAGAAGGGTTGTCAAGAAAAATTCGTGCTTTCAGTCAATAATATCCACCCGGGTTCCAATGTCCGTCCAGCGATACAGCCATTCCGCGTCATCGATATTCAGGTTGATACACCCGTGCGACATACGCACCCCTGTGCCCCAGGCGTCGTGCCAGTAGGTGCCGTGGAGCGCCACGCCGCCAACCACATACTGCACCCATGGAATATCGGGCACATACCACGACTCGCCGCCCGCCGAGCCGGTCATCGTTTGTATCGGCAGTTTGGAGTACACGGCGAATGTTCCAACCGGCGTATTGAAACCGTCGCGTCCGGTTGCAACCGGGGCGCGATAGACCGGCGCCTCCCCCTCGAATGCCGTCAGCATCTGCGTTGAGAGATTTACCTCAATGCGTCGCTCGAATAATGCAGATGACCAGACCGGCGCGCCGGGCATCGGACCGGTTGACTGCGGCGTGTGTCCCCGGCGTTGCATCGCCTGCCGTCCCAGATCGGTCAACTGGACTTCGTAGAGTCCGGCGAGCATAATCCCGTTTGCCCGTTCCATCTGGCGATAGAACGCCGGAAGTTTCTCTGGGTGGTACTCGAAGCGCGCGCGCTCGAAATACTGCGTGATGCGCACCTGTCCGTCAATCGGGCTGATTTCCTCGAACGGTTCGCTGATCGGGTAGCCAAAGATGCGCAACCCGCCGCGCTTCTGCCAGAACTTCAGAAACTTGCCGCCAAGCGTCTGACGTGTTTCGGGAAAGTAGATCCGCCCCTGCGTCGGCTGTCCATCGGGAAAATCGTACCCCTGGGTCAGTTCGTTGCCAAGGAGCGACAACATCACCTGGTAGTCAGTTCCCAGATGTTCGGGATGGTACTCAAAGCGGGCGCGCTCGAAATACTGGACGATCCGCCCATCTTCGACCATTTCGCCGCTGATCGGATACCCGAAAATCAGATCGCCGCCGTTCCTGCGCCAGAAGCTCAGGAATCCGGTGCGGTCGCTGATGTGAAAGCCGGAGGACGCGAAATACATGTTTTGCACGGCCGGCAGTGGAACCGCATCCTGCCCGCTCTGTTGCTGCATCTGTTCGATGCGTTGCGCGCGTTCGGCAGCGCGCGCGGCGGCGACGATCGCCTGCGCTTCGGATGGCGTCATTGGCGGCGCAAAATCGGCGACTGTGGGGCGCTGCCGCGCGCGCAGTTCGGCAGGCGCCACAAGCGCCAGCGTCGTCAGCGCCACGATGCCGATCATTGTGAGCGGTGCATACCAGGGGCGAGAAGTCATGGCGCGCCTCGATGTCATCAGCGCAGGACGTTGTATCACTCTCATTATACCTCTTTTGGGGTGTATCGGAGGTTACGATATGGTGAAAGACGCGCTATCGCTGTTTTGGGCGCCGCCAAAGGGTGCATGGCTGAGGGGCAGGAGCGGGATCGGGAGGCGGAAATCGCGCTTTTCTGACCTTGTCTTGCAAAAAGTAAACATATCTTGTTTACTTCAGAAACGTCTGATTTTCTGGAGAATGCCTGTGCAAACGACGGTAACGAAACGAGGTCAGACCGTCATTCCCGCTGCCATCCGCAAACGGTATCAGAATTCAAGAGGGTGATTATCTGGTCTGGATTGACGATGGCGAAAGCTACCAATGACGGTTGACGATGCCGCATGCGTGTCATTCCGAGCCCTTCGCTTCGCTCAGGGTAAACGCAGCGAGGAATCGAAGCGGGTCGCGCACGACCCCTCGCGCTGCTCGGGGTGACCATGCCGGATGGTCACGGGTAATTGGCAGCATCCGCGTGATTCCGGTCGCGCACGATCCGATCCGTCTTCTACGCGGGAGCGGACGGGGCGAACGCCTGGTGGAACGACTCCTGGCAGCGCGACAGGCGGATCGGTGCCGTGAGTGATCAACAGTATCTTCTGGATACCTTAGCGTTCTTCACCCTCATCGAGAATGAAGCAGGTGCGGCGCGTGTGGAAGAAGCCTTACGCACCTGCTCCGTGATGATCTTATGGGTGAGTTTGCTTGAAGTCGCATCTATGACGCAACAAGAGCAGAGCATTGCAGAAGCGGAGCGCCGCTATGCCTTCATAAGGGCGCTCCCCGTTACGCTGGCATGGCAGATCGAAGAGTCCACGCTGCTGACGGCTGCACGCTTGAAAGCCGCGTACCGCCTATCACTGGCAGACGCACTCATTGCCGCCTATGCGATACGGGCGAACGCACTCCTGCTTCATAAAGACCCCGAGTTCGAGACGTTGTCCGCTCAGGTTCGGCTGGAAGCGTCGCCTGACAGGGCGACATACGTTTGCATCACTTCCATCAATAATTATCAATCTGCGCACGCTGGAGCGTGCCCGAAAAATCGACGTAGATCGATTTCCACTCGCTGAAGACGTCGAGCACCTGAATGCCGCCTTCGCGGTGCCCATTGCCGGTGCCTTTGGTGCCGCCGAAGGGGAGATGGATTTCCGCGCCAATCGTTGGCGCATTCACGTACACGATGCCGGTGTACAGGTCGCGCATAGCGCGAAATGCGGCATTCACGTCGCGGGTGTAGATCGCAGACGACAATCCATACGGCACGTCGTTGGCGACATCAATCGCCTCTTCCAGGCTATCGACTGTGATGATCGACAGCACCGGACCGAAAATCTCTTCCTGGGCAATACGCATGTGACGCTGCACATCGGCAAAGATCGTCGGCTGATGGAAGAACCCATAGGCGTAATCGCCATCTCGCAGCGTCCGCCCGCCGACAACCAGCCGCGCCCCTTCGCTCGCACCAATTTCGACGTAGCGCTGCACCGTTTCGAGCTGGCTCTGGTTGATCGATGGTCCCATCTCGACGGTTTCATCAAGCCCGTTGCCGATCTTCAGTCGCTCAGCGCGATCCGCCAGGCGCTCGGTCAGTTCGCCCACAATGGCGCGGTGGGCGATCAGCCGCGAGGTGGCGGTGCAGCGCTGACCGGTCGTGCCGAAGGCGCCCCAGATCGCGCCATCGACGACCAGGTCGAGGTTGGCGTCGTCCATCACAATCATCGGGTTTTTGCCGCCCATCTCCAGCGAGACGTGTTTCATCCCCTCGGCCCCGACGCGCGCGACTTTGCTGCCGATCTCGGTCGAACCGGTAAAGGAAATGACTTGTACATCGGGATGGCGAATCAGCGGCTCGCCAACGCGACTTCC
This region includes:
- a CDS encoding PIN domain-containing protein, translated to MSDQQYLLDTLAFFTLIENEAGAARVEEALRTCSVMILWVSLLEVASMTQQEQSIAEAERRYAFIRALPVTLAWQIEESTLLTAARLKAAYRLSLADALIAAYAIRANALLLHKDPEFETLSAQVRLEASPDRATYVCITSINNYQSAHAGACPKNRRRSISTR
- a CDS encoding L,D-transpeptidase codes for the protein MTSRPWYAPLTMIGIVALTTLALVAPAELRARQRPTVADFAPPMTPSEAQAIVAAARAAERAQRIEQMQQQSGQDAVPLPAVQNMYFASSGFHISDRTGFLSFWRRNGGDLIFGYPISGEMVEDGRIVQYFERARFEYHPEHLGTDYQVMLSLLGNELTQGYDFPDGQPTQGRIYFPETRQTLGGKFLKFWQKRGGLRIFGYPISEPFEEISPIDGQVRITQYFERARFEYHPEKLPAFYRQMERANGIMLAGLYEVQLTDLGRQAMQRRGHTPQSTGPMPGAPVWSSALFERRIEVNLSTQMLTAFEGEAPVYRAPVATGRDGFNTPVGTFAVYSKLPIQTMTGSAGGESWYVPDIPWVQYVVGGVALHGTYWHDAWGTGVRMSHGCINLNIDDAEWLYRWTDIGTRVDIID
- a CDS encoding aldehyde dehydrogenase family protein, giving the protein MSTPPVYQNLIGGKFVDSASGRTFENRNPADTREIIGIFQDSDERDVQAAVEAAKRAYRYWRLVPAPKRGEILFKAAQLLVERKEQYARDMTREMGKVLKETRGDVQEAIDMCFFMAGEGRRLYGQTTPSEMPNKFQMSVRQPVGVCGLITPWNFPMAIPSWKILPALIVGNTVVIKPASDTPLSVYNLVQCLLDAGIPDGVINIVTGSGSRVGEPLIRHPDVQVISFTGSTEIGSKVARVGAEGMKHVSLEMGGKNPMIVMDDANLDLVVDGAIWGAFGTTGQRCTATSRLIAHRAIVGELTERLADRAERLKIGNGLDETVEMGPSINQSQLETVQRYVEIGASEGARLVVGGRTLRDGDYAYGFFHQPTIFADVQRHMRIAQEEIFGPVLSIITVDSLEEAIDVANDVPYGLSSAIYTRDVNAAFRAMRDLYTGIVYVNAPTIGAEIHLPFGGTKGTGNGHREGGIQVLDVFSEWKSIYVDFSGTLQRAQIDNY